The following coding sequences lie in one Arabidopsis thaliana chromosome 3, partial sequence genomic window:
- the GR1 gene encoding glutathione-disulfide reductase (glutathione-disulfide reductase (GR1); FUNCTIONS IN: NADP or NADPH binding, glutathione-disulfide reductase activity, oxidoreductase activity, FAD binding; INVOLVED IN: oxidation reduction, glutathione metabolic process, cell redox homeostasis; LOCATED IN: peroxisome; EXPRESSED IN: 25 plant structures; EXPRESSED DURING: 14 growth stages; CONTAINS InterPro DOMAIN/s: FAD-dependent pyridine nucleotide-disulphide oxidoreductase (InterPro:IPR013027), Pyridine nucleotide-disulphide oxidoreductase, class I, active site (InterPro:IPR012999), Pyridine nucleotide-disulphide oxidoreductase, dimerisation (InterPro:IPR004099), FAD/NAD-linked reductase, dimerisation (InterPro:IPR016156), Mercuric reductase (InterPro:IPR000815), Glutathione-disulphide reductase (InterPro:IPR006324), Pyridine nucleotide-disulphide oxidoreductase, NAD-binding region (InterPro:IPR001327); BEST Arabidopsis thaliana protein match is: glutathione reductase (TAIR:AT3G54660.1); Has 36408 Blast hits to 36344 proteins in 3180 species: Archae - 854; Bacteria - 26624; Metazoa - 911; Fungi - 472; Plants - 667; Viruses - 0; Other Eukaryotes - 6880 (source: NCBI BLink).), producing the protein MARKMLVDGEIDKVAADEANATHYDFDLFVIGAGSGGVRAARFSANHGAKVGICELPFHPISSEEIGGVGGTCVIRGCVPKKILVYGATYGGELEDAKNYGWEINEKVDFTWKKLLQKKTDEILRLNNIYKRLLANAAVKLYEGEGRVVGPNEVEVRQIDGTKISYTAKHILIATGSRAQKPNIPGHELAITSDEALSLEEFPKRAIVLGGGYIAVEFASIWRGMGATVDLFFRKELPLRGFDDEMRALVARNLEGRGVNLHPQTSLTQLTKTDQGIKVISSHGEEFVADVVLFATGRSPNTKRLNLEAVGVELDQAGAVKVDEYSRTNIPSIWAVGDATNRINLTPVALMEATCFANTAFGGKPTKAEYSNVACAVFCIPPLAVVGLSEEEAVEQATGDILVFTSGFNPMKNTISGRQEKTLMKLIVDEKSDKVIGASMCGPDAAEIMQGIAIALKCGATKAQFDSTVGIHPSSAEEFVTMRSVTRRIAHKPKPKTNL; encoded by the exons ATGGCGAGGAAGATGCTTGTTGATGGTGAGATTGATAAGGTGGCGGCTGATGAAGCCAACGCGACGCactatgattttgatttgtttgtcaTCGGTGCCGGGAGTGGCGGTGTTCGTGCTGCTAGGTTTTCGGCTAATCATGGCGCTAAG GTTGGTATTTGTGAGCTTCCATTTCACCCTATTAGCTCTGAGGAGATTGGAGGCGTTGGTGGAAC CTGTGTTATCCGTGGTTGTGTTCCTAAAAAGATTCTCGTCTATGGAGCTACTTACGGTGGTGAACTTGAG GATGCTAAAAATTATGGGTGGGAAATAAATGAGAAAGTCGACTTCACATGGAAGAAGCTTTTGCAAAAGAAG ACTGATGAGATACTAAGACTGAATAATATCTACAAGCGGTTATTGGCAAATGCTGCGGTGAAATTGTATGAAGGTGAAGGAAGAGTAGTTGGTCCCAACGAAGTGGAGGTGAGACAAATAGATGGCACAAAAATAAGTTATACCGCAAAGCACATATTGATTGCCACTGGCAGTCGGGCGCAAAAGCCTAATATTCCTGGACAT GAGCTGGCTATTACATCTGATGAAGCTTTGAGCTTGGAAGAATTTCCCAAGCGTGCTATAGTGCTTGGAGGAGG GTATATTGCTGTGGAGTTTGCATCAATATGGCGTGGAATGGGTGCTACTGTAGATTTATTCTTCAGGAAGGAACTTCCGCTAAG GGGTTTTGATGACGAAATGAGGGCACTAGTTGCTAGAAATCTTGAAGGAAGGGGCGTTAATCTGCATCCACAAACAAGTTTGACTCAG TTGACAAAAACAGACCAGGGGATCAAAGTCATATCGTCCCATGGGGAGGAATTCGTGGCAGATGTCGTCCTATTTGCTACTG GCAGAAGTCCTAATACCAAAAGATTGAATTTAGAAGCTGTTGGTGTTGAACTTGATCAGGCTGGAGCTGTGAAG GTTGACGAGTATTCACGAACTAATATACCTAGCATATGGGCTGTAGGAGATGCCACAAACCGAATTAACCTTACACCTGTTGCGTTAATGGAGGCCACCTGTTTTGCG AACACTGCTTTTGGTGGAAAGCCTACTAAAGCAGAATACAGCAATGTCGCCTGTGCTGTATTTTG CATACCACCACTAGCTGTAGTGGGTCTcagcgaagaagaagcagtAGAACAAGCAACCGGTGATATTCTGGTCTTCACCTCAGGCTTTAATCCAATGAAGAACACCATTTCTGG aCGCCAGGAAAAGACATTGATGAAGCTAATAGTTGATGAGAAGAGTGATAAGGTTATTGGAGCATCCATGTGCGGTCCTGATGCAGCTGAGATCATGCAG GGGATTGCAATTGCGCTCAAGTGTGGAGCAACCAAAGCACAATTTGATAGCACG GTTGGGATACATCCATCTTCTGCAGAGGAATTTGTGACAATGCGCAGTGTGACCAGACGCATTGCCcacaaacccaaacctaaGACAAATCTATGA
- a CDS encoding Beta-glucosidase, GBA2 type family protein (Beta-glucosidase, GBA2 type family protein; FUNCTIONS IN: glucosylceramidase activity, catalytic activity; INVOLVED IN: glucosylceramide catabolic process, sphingolipid metabolic process; LOCATED IN: plasma membrane; EXPRESSED IN: 25 plant structures; EXPRESSED DURING: 15 growth stages; CONTAINS InterPro DOMAIN/s: Glucosylceramidase (InterPro:IPR006775), Six-hairpin glycosidase-like (InterPro:IPR008928), Beta-glucosidase, GBA2 type (InterPro:IPR014551); BEST Arabidopsis thaliana protein match is: Beta-glucosidase, GBA2 type family protein (TAIR:AT5G49900.1); Has 952 Blast hits to 742 proteins in 175 species: Archae - 79; Bacteria - 320; Metazoa - 186; Fungi - 2; Plants - 267; Viruses - 0; Other Eukaryotes - 98 (source: NCBI BLink).) — MVGATLFHRRKHSWPTEEFISRSTLQLLDFDSAAPPPHAWRRRLNCHANILKEFTITFREAIKMVRLGIRLWSYVREEASHGRKAPIDPFTKENCKPSASQGVPLGGMGSGSISRGFRGEFKQWQITPGTCDPSPMMSNQFSIFISRDGGHKKYASVLSPGQHGSLGKSRDKGLSSWGWNLNGQHSTYHALFPRAWTIYDGEPDPELKISCRQISPFIPNNYRDSSLPAAVFVYTLVNTGKERAKVSLLFTWANSMGGTSHMSGGHVNEPFIGEDGVSGVLLHHKTGKGNPPVTFAIAASETQNVNVTVLPCFGLSEDSSFTAKDMWDTMEQDGKFDQENFNSGPSTPSLAGDTICAAVSASAWVEAHGKCTVSFALSWSSPKVKFSKGSTYDRRYTKFYGTSPRAALDLVHDALTNYKRWEEDIEAWQNPILRDERLPEWYKFTLFNELYFLVAGGTVWIDSSSLNANGNSQHQQSGLGNSDGKVGGLDINDQRNDLGNGNSVGVKSNDEVSAIHNRNGLFVDTPHVDDGDDVGRFLYLEGVEYVMWCTYDVHFYASYALLMLFPKIELNIQRDFAKAVLSEDGRKVKFLAEGNVGIRKVRGAVPHDLGMHDPWNEMNAYNIHDTSRWKDLNPKFVLQVYRDFAATGDYQFGIDVWPAVRAAMEYMEQFDRDNDDLIENDGFPDQTYDTWTVHGVSAYCGCLWLAALQAAAAMALQIGDKFFAELCKNKFLNAKAALETKLWNGSYFNYDSGSSSNSKSIQTDQLAGQWYAASSGLPPLFEESKIRSTMQKIFDFNVMKTKGGKMGAVNGMHPDGKVDDTCMQSREIWTGVTYAAAATMILSGMEEQGFTTAEGIFTAGWSEEGFGYWFQTPEGWTMDGHYRSLIYMRPLAIWGMQWALSLPKAILDAPQINMMDRVHLSPRSRRFSNNFKVVKHKAKCFGNSALSCSC; from the exons ATGGTTGGAGCAACTTTGTTTCACCGTAGAAAGCATTCATGGCCGACTGAGGAATTCATCAGCAGAAGTACTTTGCAATTG CTCGATTTTGATAGTGCTGCTCCGCCACCACACGCATGGAGGAGGAGATTAAACTGCCATGCCAATATCTTAAAAGAATTCACTATTACTTTTAGGGAAGCCATTAAAATG GTACGCTTGGGGATACGATTATGGTCTTATGTCAGAGAAGAGGCCTCCCATGGAAGG AAAGCACCTATCGATCCCTTCACCAAAGAGAACTGCAAACCATCTGCATCCCAAGGTGTTCCACTCGGAGGAATGGG AAGTGGAAGCATATCTAGGGGCTTCAGAGGGGAGTTTAAGCAGTGGCAAATCACTCCTGGGACTTGCGATCCATCACCTATGATGTCTAATCAGTTCTCT ATTTTTATTTCACGAGATGGTGGACACAAAAAGTATGCATCAGTTTTGTCTCCAGGCCAGCATGGAAGTTTAGG AAAGTCGCGTGATAAAGGTCTTTCTTCATGGGGCTGGAATCTGAATGGCCAGCATTCAACTTATCATGCTCTATTTCCTCGGGCTTGGACTATATATGATG GTGAGCCTGATCCAGAGTTAAAGATTTCCTGCCGGCAAATATCACCTTTTATACCAAACAATTATCGAGATAGTAGTCTTCCAGCAGCTGTTTTTGTATATACT ttGGTGAACACTGGAAAGGAAAGGGCAAAAGTCAGCCTTCTTTTCACATGGGCG AATTCAATGGGTGGGACTTCACATATGTCAGGGGGTCATGTGAATGAGCCATTCAT agGTGAAGATGGGGTCTCTGGCGTCCTCTTACATCACAA GACAGGCAAAGGAAATCCTCCTGTTACATTTGCGATTGCTGCTTCTGAGACTCAGAATGTTAATGTAACTGTTTTACCATGCTTTGGATTGTCTGAAGATAGTTCTTTTACAGCGAAAGATATGTGGGATACAATGGAACAG GATGGGAAATTTGATCAAGAAAACTTCAATAGCGGGCCAAGCACACCTTCATTAGCTGGAGACACTATTTGTGCAGCAGTCTCGGCTTCGGCATGGGTAGAAGCTCATGGCAAGTGCACTGTGTCTTTTGCACTTTCATGGTCATCGCCAAAAGTGAAATTTTCAAAGGGAAGCACATATGACAG GAGATACACTAAATTTTATGGTACTTCGCCAAGAGCAGCGTTGGACCTTGTGCATGATGCACTGACAA ATTATAAGAGGTGGGAGGAAGATATTGAAGCATGGCAGAATCCCATTCTCAGAGATGAAAGGCTCCCTGAGTG gTACAAGTTCACTCTGTTCAATGAGCTTTACTTTTTGGTTGCCGGTGGTACAGTTTGGATAG ACTCTTCTTCACTCAATGCTAATGGGAATAGTCAGCATCAACAATCGGGATTAGGAAATTCAGATGGTAAGGTCGGTGGACTTGACATTAATGATCAACGGAATGACCTTGGTAATGGCAACAGCGTTGGAGTAAAAAGCAATGATGAAGTATCAGCCATTCATAACCGGAATGGTTTATTTGTCGATACTCCCCATGTAGATGATGGCGATGATGTTGGTCGGTTTCTGTATTTGGAAGGTGTGGAGTATGTGATGTGGTGCACATATGATGTACACTTTTACGCATCATATGCGCTCCTTATGCTATTCCCAAAGATCGAACTAAACATCCAGCGTGATTTTGCGAAAGCCGTGTTGTCTGAAGATGGTAGGAAGGTTAAGTTCCTGGCAGAAGGAAATGTGGGAATTCGCAAGGTCAGAGGTGCTGTTCCTCACGATCTGGGGATGCATGATCCTTGGAATGAAATGAATGCCTACAACATACATGACACAAGCAGGTGGAAGGATCTGAACCCAAAGTTTGTGCTTCAGGTGTATAGAGATTTTGCAGCTACAGGGGATTACCAATTTGGAATAGACGTGTGGCCCGCAGTTCGTGCTGCTATGGAGTACATGGAACAGTTTGATAGAGACAATGACGATCTAATAGAGAATGATGGTTTCCCAGATCAGACATATGATACATGGACTGTTCATGGCGTGAGTGCCTACTGCGGTTGCCTGTGGCTGGCTGCTCTTCAAGCTGCAGCAGCAATGGCTCTCCAAATTGGTGACAAATTCTTTGCAGAACTTTgtaaaaataagtttttgaatGCAAAGGCAGCACTGGAAACGAAACTCTGGAATGGATCATACTTCAATTACGACAGTGGGTCAAGCAGCAACAGCAAATCTATACAGACCGATCAGCTGGCGGGTCAATGGTATGCCGCGTCTTCAGGTCTGCCTCCATTATTTGAGGAATCCAAAATCAGAAGCACTATGCAAAAGATCTTTGATTTCAATGTGATGAAGACAAAAGGAGGTAAAATGGGTGCTGTAAATGGGATGCATCCGGATGGGAAAGTGGATGACACGTGCATGCAGTCTCGTGAGATATGGACAGGTGTTACTTATGCAGCTGCGGCTACTATGATCCTCTCTGGAATGGAAGAACAAGGTTTCACCACTGCTGAGGGAATTTTCACAGCTGGCTGGTCAGAAGAAGGTTTCGG ATATTGGTTCCAGACACCGGAAGGTTGGACAATGGATGGGCATTACCGGTCACTGATATACATGAGACCGCTCGCGATATGGGGAATGCAATGGGCATTATCGTTGCCAAAGGCAATTCTGGACGCTCCACAGATCAACATGATGGACAGAGTACACTTATCCCCTAGAAGCCGAAGATTCTCGAACAACTTCAAAGTTGTGAAACACAAGGCAAAGTGTTTTGGTAATTCAGCATTAAGCTGTTCTTGCTAA
- a CDS encoding Protein kinase superfamily protein (Protein kinase superfamily protein; FUNCTIONS IN: protein kinase activity, ATP binding; INVOLVED IN: protein amino acid phosphorylation; LOCATED IN: chloroplast; EXPRESSED IN: 22 plant structures; EXPRESSED DURING: 13 growth stages; CONTAINS InterPro DOMAIN/s: ABC-1 (InterPro:IPR004147), Protein kinase, catalytic domain (InterPro:IPR000719), Aminoglycoside phosphotransferase (InterPro:IPR002575), Protein kinase-like domain (InterPro:IPR011009); BEST Arabidopsis thaliana protein match is: Protein kinase superfamily protein (TAIR:AT1G79600.1); Has 10148 Blast hits to 10096 proteins in 1818 species: Archae - 124; Bacteria - 4457; Metazoa - 440; Fungi - 485; Plants - 717; Viruses - 16; Other Eukaryotes - 3909 (source: NCBI BLink).) yields MEAAVPRLVNCGPEPIRFSVSSRRSFVSGIPHRNKRSRQILAVATDPKPTQTSPPKSTTVNGSSSPSSASKVVNNNVSTRINDVSKEIKRVRAQMEEDEQLSVLMRGLRGQNLKDSVFADDNIQLRLVETGESSEFLPLVYDPETISAYWGKRPRAVASRVIQLLSVAGGFLSRIAGDVINKKVKENEVARAIELREIVTSLGPAYIKLGQALSIRPDILSPAAMTELQKLCDKVPSYPDDVAMALIEEELGKPWYDVYSELSPSPIAAASLGQVYKGRLKENGDLVAVKVQRPFVLETVTVDLFVIRNLGLFLRKFPQVSVDVVGLVDEWAARFFEELDYVNEGENGTYFAEMMKKDLPQVVVPKTYQKYTSRKVLTTSWIDGEKLSQSIESDVGELVNVGVICYLKQLLDTGFFHADPHPGNMIRTPDGKLAILDFGLVTKLTDDQKYGMIEAIAHLIHRDYDAIVKDFVKLGFIPDGVNLAPILPVLAKVFDQALEGGGAKNINFQELAADLAQITFDYPFRIPPYFALIIRAIGVLEGIALVGNPEFAIVDEAYPYIAQRLLTDESPRLREALRYTIYGKTGVFDAERFIDVMQAFETFITAAKSGGGEDMNGGMAEMALMQSKTSSLVPMFPASASQPDQPVQTRVALSFLLSEKGNFFREFLLDEIVKGIDAITREQLVQAMAVFGFRNATPIFGMLPPTLGPFKPAALLPSVTEEDKVILNNVQKVIEFLTARSSMSNNPDQVVDVSQVVRELLPVLPGISATVLPEILSRLGSRVMARIVRDAFL; encoded by the exons ATGGAAGCAGCAGTGCCACGTCTCGTCAATTGCGGACCGGAGCCAATTCGATTCTCCGTCTCCTCCCGCCGCTCCTTCGTCTCCGGGATTCCTCACCGTAATAAACGCTCTCGCCAGATTCTAGCCGTCGCTACTGATCCTAAACCTACACAGACTAGTCCACCCAAGTCCACCACCGTAAAcggatcttcttctccatcgtcTGCGTCAAAAGTAGTCAACAACAATGTTTCCACT AGAATTAACGATGTATCAAAAGAGATTAAAAGAGTACGAGCTcaaatggaagaagatgaacagTTATCTGTGTTGATGAGAGGGCTTCGTGGCCAGAATTTGAAGGATTCGGTTTTTGCTGATGATAATATTCAGCTAAGGCTTGTTGAG ACTGGTGAAAGCAGTGAGTTCTTACCTTTGGTATATGATCCGGAGACCATTTCTGCCTATTGGGGGAAACGGCCTCGTGCTGTTGCTTCTCGAGTTATCCAGTTGCTTTCGGTTGCTGGAGGGTTTCTATCGCGTATTGCAGGGGATGTAATAAACAAGAAAGTTAAAGAg AATGAGGTTGCTAGGGCAATTGAATTGAGGGAAATTGTAACTTCCTTGGGTCCAGCATACATTAAACTTGGGCAAGCTTTGAGTATTCGACCAGATATATTGTCACCCGCTGCAATGACAGAGCTACAAAAGTTGTGTGATAAG GTCCCTTCATATCCTGATGATGTAGCAATGGCTCTAATTGAGGAGGAGCTTGGGAAGCCATGGTACGACGTTTATTCCGAGCTCTCTCCTTCCCCAATCGCTGCTG CATCCCTGGGACAAGTTTATAAGGGAAGACTAAAGGAAAATGGGGATCTAGTGGCAGTAAAAGTACAGAGGCCTTTCGTTCTCGAGACTGTGACTGTTGACTTGTTTGTGATACGGAATTTAGGTCTATTTCTGCGGAAGTTCCCTCAG GTGTCAGTAGATGTTGTTGGACTGGTTGATGAATGGGCTGCTCGCTTTTTTGAGGAGCTGGATTATGTTAACGAGGGAGAAAATGGAACATATTTTGcagaaatgatgaagaaagatCTTCCACAA GTTGTTGTACCTAAAACCTACCAAAAGTACACGTCAAGGAAGGTTCTTACAACCTCATGGATTGATGGTGAGAAACTGTCACAAAGTATTGAGAGTGATGTCGGCGAACTTGTGAATGTTGGTGTTATTTGTTACCTAAAGCAG TTGCTCGATACTGGGTTTTTCCATGCTGACCCTCATCCTGGAAATATGATCCGTACCCCAGACGGGAAACTAGCCATCCTCGATTTTG GTCTTGTTACCAAGTTGACTGATGATCAGAAGTACGGAATGATTGAAGCCATTGCACACTTAATTCACCGAGATTATGATGCCATagtaaaagattttgttaaaCTCGGTTTCATCCCTGATGGGGTCAATCTGGCTCCTATATTACCTGTCCTGGCCAAGGTTTTTGATCAGGCGCTCGAAGGTGGTGGAgcaaaaaacatcaattttcaAGAGTTGGCAGCAGATTTGGCACAGATAACTTTTGACTATCCTTTCAGAATTCCCCCTTATTTCGCCCTAATTATTAGGGCAATTGGTGTGCTAGAAGGTATAGCTCTAGTGGGGAATCCTGAATTTGCTATTGTGGATGAGGCTTATCCTTATATCGCTCAG CGGCTCCTTACGGATGAATCACCTCGCTTGAGAGAGGCTTTACGCTACACAATATATGGGAAGACTGGCGTTTTTGATGCTGAAAGATTCATCGATGTGATGCAAGCCTTTGAGACTTTCATTACAGCAGCCAAAAGTGGAGGAGGGGAAGATATGAATGGAGGCATGGCAGAGATGGCTCTTATGCAAAGTAAGACAAGCAGTTTGGTTCCTATGTTTCCAGCTAGTGCATCCCAACCGGACCAGCCAGTTCAAACAAGAGTCGCTTTGTCTTTTCTGCTTTCGGAGAAAGGGAACTTCTTCCGCGAGTTTCTATTGGATGAG ATAGTAAAAGGTATCGATGCAATCACAAGAGAACAGCTGGTGCAAGCAATGGCGGTATTCGGATTCAGAAACGCGACACCAATCTTCGGTATGTTACCACCAACACTGGGACCCTTCAAGCCTGCAGCACTTCTTCCATCCGTGACGGAAGAAGACAAGGTCATCTTGAACAATGTTCAGAAAGTAATCGAGTTCCTTACCGCAAGAAGCTCCATGTCGAATAATCCTGATCAG GTAGTAGATGTATCTCAAGTTGTTCGGGAACTGCTTCCAGTGTTGCCTGGAATCTCTGCCACAGTACTGCCTGAGATTTTGAGTCGGCTTGGGTCAAGGGTCATGGCGAGAATAGTCCGGGATGCGTTTTTGTGA
- a CDS encoding FAD/NAD(P)-binding oxidoreductase family protein (FAD/NAD(P)-binding oxidoreductase family protein; FUNCTIONS IN: FAD binding, monooxygenase activity, oxidoreductase activity, acting on paired donors, with incorporation or reduction of molecular oxygen, NADH or NADPH as one donor, and incorporation of one atom of oxygen; INVOLVED IN: oxidation reduction, ubiquinone biosynthetic process; EXPRESSED IN: 24 plant structures; EXPRESSED DURING: 15 growth stages; CONTAINS InterPro DOMAIN/s: Ubiquinone biosynthesis hydroxylase, UbiH/UbiF/VisC/COQ6 (InterPro:IPR010971), Monooxygenase, FAD-binding (InterPro:IPR002938), Ubiquinone biosynthesis hydroxylase, UbiH/UbiF/VisC/COQ6, conserved site (InterPro:IPR018168); Has 9026 Blast hits to 9022 proteins in 1487 species: Archae - 8; Bacteria - 6037; Metazoa - 152; Fungi - 512; Plants - 106; Viruses - 0; Other Eukaryotes - 2211 (source: NCBI BLink).) codes for MNRVLARNLRTSVCGTRILQRTCSTVVTHDVSTSCSNESNALNNSTDDGPQHDIAIVGGGMVGIALAASLASKPLTKHLNVAIIDNNPLLGRRNIIEKGHQPDPRVSTVTPATISFLKDIGAWKYIEQQRHAYFDKMQVWDYTGLGYTRYNANDVHQDVLGCVVENKVLQSSQLSCVQESDLQKTVYPARLNAMDMLPSSSLTGLGEVPSTTDLFMRGRLAKLELSDGNRVYAKLVVGADGSKSRVRELAGIKTTGWNYSQNAIICTVEHTAENYTAWQRFLPNGPIALLPIGDKFSNIVWTMDPKEASDRKLMNEDDFIKAVNDALDSGYGPNPETTSSRDSLSWLTGDATISAKERFETPPKVVKLSSERMMFPLSLRHAKDYVSKRVALVGDSAHTVHPLAGQGVNLGFADACALSKAIAEGIALGTDIGEANLLKRYEAERKPANIAMMAVLDGIQKMYSLDFGPLNALRAAAFHGAHYISPLKKRIISYASGEQSLPLFS; via the exons ATGAACAG GGTGCTCGCAAGGAATCTTAGGACAAGTGTCTGTGGAACAAGGATTTTGCAGAGGACTTGTTCGACTGTTGTGACACATGATGTTTCTACTTCTTGTTCCAAT GAGAGCAATGCATTAAATAATTCCACTGACGATGGTCCACAACATGACATTGCTATTGTTGGTGGTGGAATGGTTGGAATCGCTTTAGCTGCTTCATTGG CCAGCAAGCCATTGACAAAGCACTTGAATGTCGCTATTATTGACAATAATCCTCTTTTGGGGAGAAGAAATATCATAGAGAAAGGGCATCAACCTGATCCCAGAGTCAGTACAGTCACACCTGCAACAATATCCTTCCTCAAAG ATATTGGTGCCTGGAAATACATTGAGCAACAGCGACATGCGTATTTTGATAAGATGCAG GTATGGGACTATACAGGCCTTGGATATACAAGATACAATGCTAATGATGTACATCAAGATGTTTTGGG GTGTGTAGTGGAGAATAAAGTTCTTCAGAGTTCTCAGCTATCTTGTGTACAG GAATCAGATCTCCAGAAGACTGTTTATCCCGCGAGGTTAAATGCGATGGATATGCTACCTAGCTCTTCGTTGACAGGTCTTGGTGAAGTACCATCCACAACAGACTTGTTCATGCGAGGACGCCTTGCTAAGCTGGAGCTAAGCGATGGAAATCGCGTCTACGCAAAACTGGTG GTAGGCGCTGATGGGTCTAAGTCGCGAGTAAGGGAGTTGGCTGGGATCAAAACGACTGGATGGAACTACTCACAGAACGCTATAATTTGTACTGTTGAGCATACAGCCGAAAACTACACAGCATGGCAACGGTTTTTACCCAATGGCCCAATCGCACTTCTTCCCATTGGTGACAAGTTTAGCAACATAGTATGGACCATGGACCCAAAAGAGGCATCAGATCGAAAATTGATGAACGAGGATGACTTCATCAAAGCTGTAAATGATGCTCTGGATTCTGGATATGGTCCTAATCCAGAGACTACAAGTTCACGGGATAGTCTCTCTTGGCTTACAGGAGATGCGACCATATCTGCCAAAGAGAGGTTTGAAACTCCTCCCAAGGTTGTGAAGCTTTCTTCAGAGAGAATGATGTTCCCTTTGTCTTTAAGGCACGCAAAAGACTATGTGTCAAAACGTGTGGCTCTTGTTGGTGACTCAGCTCATACAGTTCACCCGTTGGCTGGTCAAGGAGTAAATCTAGGATTTGCAGATGCGTGTGCTCTCTCCAAAGCTATAGCAGAGGGCATTGCTCTTGGTACTGATATAGGCGAG GCGAATCTGCTCAAACGTTATGAAGCAGAGAGAAAACCTGCAAATATAGCAATGATGGCGGTTTTAGACGGAATCCAGAAGATGTACTCGTTGGATTTCGGACCGCTGAATGCTCTAAGAGCAGCTGCATTCCACGGGGCTCACTACATTTCGCCGCTTAAAAAGCGTATCATATCTTATGCTTCAGGAGAGCAATCTTTGCCGCTATTTTCTTGA